From a single Bacillus sp. NEB1478 genomic region:
- a CDS encoding sigma-70 family RNA polymerase sigma factor, translated as MDDPLEEMYQIYKDPIFRYLRNMCRSRTIAEELTHDTFIKAFKGYGRFRGDSSLKTWLFKIARNTYLNETVKVSQRNELPIAELEIQAGETRNIDTEMMVRQTLQKLTEKERSLLIFREQGFSLSEIADILQQTEGNIKVGIHRAKKRFKKYYLEGEEGEL; from the coding sequence ATGGATGATCCGCTTGAAGAGATGTATCAGATTTATAAAGATCCGATATTCCGTTATCTTCGTAATATGTGCCGAAGTCGTACAATTGCTGAGGAACTAACTCATGATACATTCATTAAGGCTTTCAAGGGATATGGACGTTTTCGTGGTGATTCTTCCCTTAAAACGTGGCTATTTAAAATTGCGAGGAATACCTACCTGAATGAAACAGTGAAAGTTTCACAGAGGAATGAACTTCCCATTGCAGAGCTGGAAATTCAAGCAGGTGAAACTCGAAATATCGATACAGAAATGATGGTAAGGCAAACCCTTCAAAAGCTTACAGAAAAAGAAAGATCTTTATTGATTTTTAGGGAACAGGGATTTTCGTTAAGCGAGATTGCAGATATCCTTCAACAGACTGAAGGTAACATAAAGGTTGGAATTCATCGTGCTAAAAAGAGATTCAAGAAATATTATCTCGAAGGGGAGGAGGGGGAATTATGA
- a CDS encoding zf-HC2 domain-containing protein — translation MKLDCSLVEDLYPLYEENELKENNRLAVEEHLKFCSKCSELYKKGNGFSELPFFVENKEEKLSKELDDRIRLRFRLRRMKVITAFLLVVLIVTSINRYAANREKVATLMDGMYLYSESLSILAKNPYEMDSNSQLLSYSVDDIIELDNELNWLERNPLKNTSYHFFVNTQELDEMVKGLSERKKQGLEDEVDLQTIELLQKQTNSLFMHVQKEYNNFHHGYSSYFEILNVEGISKPISKIEELAYFYNRYHKLPSEMKLMNENGLKEKIRSAFNVKDGKVSLDRSLNEDPGVYQFDTHGAKPEISGKINGYTGIIFWAVNNSQQLTDKKIKSKKEVMEKAKKILKKIYGNNAKFEIYYDTNSDIADKTNIYRLRYTPIAGEHKMLFQGSEPYFIEFDGETGEFNTLWAKIPTLSNEFFSKNYNDELSQEVMEAKAAKISGKKGKAVEKGIIYSTVSSDYVLVYIFEGKDNWIYINAETGVVEKPYIPAL, via the coding sequence ATGAAGCTTGATTGCAGTCTAGTAGAGGATTTGTATCCATTGTATGAGGAAAATGAATTAAAGGAAAATAACCGGCTTGCAGTAGAGGAACATCTGAAATTCTGTAGTAAATGCAGTGAGTTGTACAAAAAGGGGAACGGATTTTCCGAATTGCCTTTCTTCGTTGAAAATAAGGAAGAAAAATTGTCGAAGGAATTGGATGATCGTATCCGGCTAAGATTTCGATTGAGACGAATGAAAGTAATTACTGCCTTTCTTTTAGTAGTTCTTATTGTTACTAGTATTAACCGTTATGCAGCTAATCGGGAGAAAGTAGCTACCCTGATGGATGGGATGTATCTATATAGTGAATCACTAAGTATACTAGCCAAAAATCCTTATGAGATGGATTCGAACAGTCAACTGCTATCTTACTCGGTGGATGATATTATCGAACTAGATAACGAATTAAATTGGTTGGAGCGTAATCCATTAAAAAATACTTCCTATCATTTTTTTGTAAACACCCAAGAGCTTGATGAAATGGTTAAAGGTCTGAGCGAACGAAAGAAACAGGGACTGGAAGATGAAGTAGACTTACAGACGATTGAACTTTTACAAAAACAAACAAATTCACTTTTTATGCACGTTCAAAAGGAATACAATAACTTTCATCATGGCTATAGTTCCTATTTTGAGATTTTAAATGTTGAAGGAATTAGCAAACCCATTAGTAAAATAGAAGAACTGGCCTATTTTTATAACCGATATCACAAACTGCCGTCTGAGATGAAGTTAATGAATGAGAATGGCTTGAAGGAAAAAATACGAAGTGCATTTAATGTTAAGGACGGCAAGGTTAGCTTAGACAGATCATTAAATGAAGATCCGGGTGTTTATCAATTTGATACACACGGTGCTAAACCAGAAATCAGCGGTAAAATAAACGGATATACGGGGATTATTTTTTGGGCAGTGAATAATTCACAGCAATTAACTGATAAAAAAATAAAGAGCAAAAAAGAAGTCATGGAAAAGGCAAAAAAGATACTTAAGAAAATTTATGGCAATAACGCAAAGTTTGAGATTTATTATGATACAAATAGTGATATTGCTGATAAAACCAACATATACAGATTGAGGTACACACCTATTGCAGGAGAACATAAAATGCTTTTTCAAGGCTCTGAACCGTATTTCATTGAATTTGACGGTGAAACAGGGGAATTTAACACGCTGTGGGCAAAGATACCGACACTTTCAAATGAATTCTTCTCAAAAAATTATAATGATGAACTTTCTCAAGAAGTAATGGAAGCGAAGGCAGCCAAGATATCAGGTAAAAAAGGTAAAGCCGTCGAAAAAGGTATTATTTACTCCACAGTGTCTTCCGATTATGTTCTTGTTTATATTTTTGAAGGGAAGGATAATTGGATTTATATTAATGCAGAGACTGGAGTAGTTGAAAAACCTTATATCCCTGCCCTTTAA
- a CDS encoding iron chaperone, which yields MEVFEKYLAGIDNPDNRDRTEEILAWVANKFPSLEPQIKWNTPMFSDHGTFIIGFSTAKHHLSVAPEEVGIAHFADDIAQAGYSATKGLFRIPWNEQVNYELLEKMIEFNIQDKAEYTSFWRK from the coding sequence ATGGAAGTTTTTGAAAAATATTTAGCAGGTATCGATAACCCCGATAACCGCGACCGAACAGAAGAAATTTTAGCGTGGGTTGCAAATAAATTTCCAAGTTTGGAACCGCAAATCAAGTGGAATACGCCAATGTTTTCCGATCACGGCACATTTATCATCGGCTTTTCCACAGCGAAGCATCATTTGAGCGTTGCACCCGAAGAAGTAGGCATTGCACATTTTGCCGATGACATTGCACAAGCTGGCTATAGCGCTACCAAAGGCTTATTTCGAATTCCTTGGAATGAGCAGGTAAATTACGAATTGCTTGAGAAAATGATTGAATTTAATATCCAGGATAAAGCAGAATATACGAGTTTTTGGCGGAAATAA
- a CDS encoding GNAT family N-acetyltransferase — MGQQYSSVVGEADQELDQRLSDELDKVNAAATTGITAARELTVKILNDSGQLCAGMSGWSWGVAAGIGMTWVHNDLRGDGLGAKLLEEFEAEAFARGCTHVFTTSFTFQAPGFYERHGYKEIFRWKGVPTPNSDDVHFRKELAPPRILER, encoded by the coding sequence ATGGGACAGCAGTATTCTTCAGTAGTAGGAGAAGCAGATCAGGAGTTGGACCAGCGTCTCTCTGATGAATTAGATAAGGTGAACGCTGCAGCCACGACTGGGATTACAGCAGCTCGGGAATTAACCGTAAAAATACTAAACGACTCAGGTCAGCTTTGTGCAGGCATGAGCGGATGGAGCTGGGGTGTGGCAGCTGGGATTGGAATGACCTGGGTGCATAACGATCTGCGGGGCGATGGGCTCGGTGCCAAATTGCTGGAGGAGTTTGAAGCGGAGGCGTTCGCTCGAGGCTGTACCCACGTGTTTACAACCTCCTTCACATTCCAAGCACCAGGCTTTTACGAACGGCACGGGTACAAAGAAATTTTCCGTTGGAAAGGCGTTCCTACTCCGAACAGTGACGACGTACATTTCCGTAAAGAGTTGGCGCCGCCCCGTATTTTGGAGCGATGA
- a CDS encoding glycerophosphodiester phosphodiesterase: MKKKKVLLTTITALMIFSTTGFDSANRVSAAEGSDGYGPETFDLQAHRGGIGLTVESTIASFSRALELGVNTLELDVQITKDHEAVVTHDRKISGDKCQDTKPVYEGDPAYPYVGKYIKDLTLAQVRTLDCGSKRLAQFPDQRLSPGARMPLLTEVFDLVKRYQANNVWMNIETKVEAGAPEETAPREEFVQIVARQVREAGMLKRVSIQSFDWGSLMRMQEVEPSLPLVALTNGPQFLEPGQPGGSPWLGGIDIDDFNGDPVAAAHSFGADALSPVHGFPQNGKITDDNYEPYVTKKMVQEAHKKGMKIIPWTVDDKPTMNKLMDDGVDGLITDYPDRLREVMEQRNLELPKRYPAPVE, translated from the coding sequence ATGAAAAAGAAAAAGGTTTTATTAACCACAATTACTGCTCTTATGATTTTTTCGACAACCGGTTTTGATTCAGCAAATCGTGTCTCGGCTGCTGAGGGATCAGATGGATACGGGCCTGAAACGTTCGATCTTCAAGCTCACCGCGGAGGAATCGGACTTACCGTGGAGTCTACAATTGCGTCTTTCTCCCGTGCACTTGAACTTGGAGTGAATACGCTGGAGCTTGATGTGCAAATTACGAAGGATCATGAAGCTGTTGTCACACATGACAGAAAAATTTCGGGTGACAAATGTCAGGATACAAAGCCAGTGTATGAAGGAGACCCTGCATATCCTTATGTGGGGAAATACATCAAAGATCTTACTCTTGCACAGGTTCGTACATTGGACTGCGGTTCGAAAAGATTGGCGCAGTTTCCAGATCAGCGCTTAAGTCCCGGTGCTAGAATGCCATTGCTTACTGAGGTGTTCGATCTGGTCAAACGTTATCAAGCGAACAATGTATGGATGAATATAGAGACGAAAGTAGAAGCTGGTGCACCAGAAGAGACGGCTCCCCGTGAAGAATTCGTGCAAATTGTCGCTCGCCAAGTTCGAGAAGCTGGAATGCTCAAACGTGTTTCCATCCAAAGCTTTGACTGGGGTTCATTAATGCGTATGCAAGAGGTGGAACCGAGCTTACCATTAGTCGCGCTGACAAATGGACCACAATTTTTGGAACCAGGCCAGCCAGGAGGTTCGCCATGGTTGGGCGGAATTGACATCGATGATTTTAACGGTGATCCAGTAGCTGCTGCTCACTCGTTCGGTGCAGATGCTCTTTCTCCAGTTCATGGATTTCCGCAAAACGGAAAAATTACTGATGATAACTATGAGCCATACGTGACAAAAAAAATGGTACAGGAAGCACATAAAAAAGGAATGAAGATTATTCCTTGGACAGTGGACGACAAGCCAACGATGAACAAGCTTATGGACGATGGAGTTGATGGTCTTATCACGGATTATCCTGACCGTTTGCGTGAGGTTATGGAACAGCGTAATCTCGAATTGCCGAAGCGTTATCCTGCACCAGTAGAATGA
- a CDS encoding DinB family protein codes for MKERIIFEQFEFARNLTLLVAKETTEENADVIFKGFPNSLRWQFGHIFTSVEEIVFKSSNETINSPEKYGELFNQGTRPSEWKTNPPAIEEIVRLLSEQLKRVKETFYGRLDEKLTEPLIAGPLTLETIGDLLSFAAFHESEHIGVIKSLLNALKGETQEPLMPKSK; via the coding sequence GTGAAGGAAAGAATCATCTTTGAGCAGTTTGAATTTGCACGAAACCTTACGCTGCTCGTAGCCAAAGAAACGACCGAAGAAAATGCGGATGTGATTTTTAAAGGGTTTCCAAATTCTCTCCGCTGGCAGTTTGGCCACATTTTTACTTCAGTTGAGGAAATCGTTTTTAAGAGCAGCAACGAAACGATAAATTCGCCTGAAAAATATGGAGAACTGTTTAATCAAGGAACACGGCCATCTGAATGGAAAACAAATCCTCCGGCGATTGAAGAAATTGTACGTTTACTGTCTGAACAGTTGAAACGAGTAAAAGAAACATTCTATGGCAGACTGGATGAAAAACTTACAGAGCCTCTAATCGCGGGACCATTAACATTAGAAACGATTGGCGACCTGCTATCGTTTGCAGCATTCCACGAAAGTGAACATATCGGTGTGATTAAAAGTCTATTAAATGCCTTGAAAGGAGAGACACAGGAACCTTTAATGCCCAAATCAAAATAG
- a CDS encoding Ger(x)C family spore germination protein: protein MMKMYIKLIAILFVFPLLTGCWDQKLIIDSEVINGISFDLKDNKIKSTIVVLQIIPKGSGYFDFNNQQSSATGDSIDDTFTELRMYHRGPLSASKSRIILLGESFAKKNLNSYLDLFYRNPDPYLGSKVAIVKGLKASELFSFKEIGTDPIAFGLYEIIDAAEENSTIPEGNLNTLFSLFNEAGKDFILPVLEQRGDGILVSGAGLISQNAFSGKMIQLRDCSLLLLLMNNYEKKVDLLTYMSEEKKLNNQVSYRITKAKRKINIQKDASHKPVVNLKLDLSVGLKQYPKTSNITPKQLKKLQTTISNDLTKRANHIMKTTQKANSDVLGIGQRIKETDPGTWQSLDWKETYPSIKINTHVKVEIVKTGIIK from the coding sequence ATGATGAAAATGTACATAAAATTGATTGCCATCTTATTCGTTTTTCCTTTGCTAACAGGCTGTTGGGACCAGAAATTAATTATAGATTCTGAAGTCATTAATGGAATCAGTTTCGATTTAAAAGATAACAAGATCAAATCAACGATTGTTGTCCTTCAAATCATACCAAAAGGTTCTGGATATTTTGATTTTAACAACCAGCAATCATCAGCAACCGGTGATTCCATAGATGACACTTTTACTGAGTTACGAATGTATCATAGAGGTCCATTATCCGCTTCAAAATCACGAATCATATTATTGGGGGAAAGCTTTGCAAAGAAAAATTTAAATTCCTATCTTGATCTGTTTTATCGAAATCCAGACCCCTATTTAGGGAGTAAGGTAGCCATTGTGAAAGGTTTGAAAGCGAGCGAGCTTTTTTCTTTCAAAGAGATCGGCACGGACCCGATTGCATTTGGATTGTATGAGATCATCGATGCAGCTGAAGAGAATTCTACGATTCCTGAAGGGAACCTAAACACATTGTTTTCTTTATTTAATGAAGCAGGAAAAGATTTCATTCTCCCTGTTTTAGAACAAAGGGGGGACGGTATATTAGTCTCTGGTGCAGGATTGATAAGCCAAAACGCTTTTTCTGGGAAAATGATTCAACTAAGAGATTGTTCTCTTCTACTGCTGCTAATGAATAATTACGAAAAAAAGGTTGATTTACTGACTTATATGAGTGAAGAGAAAAAATTAAATAATCAAGTCTCCTATCGGATTACAAAGGCAAAACGTAAAATAAATATTCAAAAGGATGCCTCTCATAAACCGGTTGTTAACCTTAAGTTAGATCTTTCGGTAGGACTTAAACAGTATCCTAAGACGTCAAATATAACTCCTAAGCAGTTGAAAAAATTACAAACTACTATATCAAATGATTTGACTAAACGGGCAAATCATATTATGAAAACGACTCAGAAAGCGAATAGTGATGTATTAGGAATTGGCCAGAGAATAAAAGAAACAGATCCAGGGACTTGGCAATCTCTTGATTGGAAAGAAACGTATCCTTCCATCAAAATTAACACGCATGTTAAAGTGGAGATCGTAAAAACAGGAATTATAAAGTAG
- a CDS encoding GerAB/ArcD/ProY family transporter has product MLTNKNLFFLIIQAQIGIGILGLPYILYNDVHQDSWISLLIAGVLAQGVIIVLVALSKVSPKNTLYELNLKLLGNFFGKTLNFMYILYFIAVSMLLILLVTDVINTWILHQTPRWAIILLLLLASSYIAKEHLLTISKTFLFFSILFIVLIFLLILVYSKADINVGRLLPIGASGFIPILKASPDAFVSLIGFEFILFIMPFLKEPNKSLKVISLSNLFTVSLYLFLIITCIIYFSGAQFSLVQQPLLYLFRGLSFEFVERIDIIFLSFWLVPISTTLVIQLFNASLGVQNLFSIQRKTSVYLIAFLLFGIGLFPVSPSLKESLSSLMTYLNIIFVFFIPILLLIISKIRVKRT; this is encoded by the coding sequence ATGCTTACAAATAAGAATTTATTTTTCTTGATTATACAAGCCCAGATCGGTATTGGAATCCTTGGTTTGCCCTATATCCTCTACAATGATGTACACCAGGACAGCTGGATTTCTTTGTTGATCGCTGGAGTCCTCGCGCAAGGTGTGATTATTGTTCTTGTTGCTTTAAGTAAGGTCTCTCCTAAAAATACTTTGTATGAACTAAATCTTAAACTGTTGGGAAATTTTTTCGGGAAAACCTTAAATTTTATGTATATTTTGTATTTCATAGCGGTTTCGATGTTATTGATCCTATTAGTTACGGATGTTATCAATACTTGGATTTTGCATCAAACACCTCGCTGGGCAATCATCTTGTTGTTACTTCTGGCTTCATCCTATATTGCCAAAGAACATCTGCTGACCATTTCGAAAACATTTCTCTTTTTTTCTATTTTGTTTATCGTTTTGATCTTTTTGCTCATTCTCGTTTACTCAAAAGCTGATATTAACGTTGGAAGACTGTTGCCTATCGGTGCAAGTGGATTTATACCGATCTTGAAAGCAAGTCCTGATGCTTTCGTCTCCCTCATCGGATTCGAGTTCATTCTTTTCATCATGCCGTTTTTGAAGGAGCCTAATAAAAGCTTGAAAGTGATCTCATTGTCAAATTTATTCACGGTATCTCTCTATTTGTTTTTAATTATCACGTGTATTATTTACTTCAGTGGCGCACAATTCAGTCTCGTGCAGCAGCCGTTATTATATCTTTTCCGAGGGCTTTCATTTGAATTTGTCGAAAGAATTGATATTATCTTTCTTTCCTTTTGGCTTGTCCCGATCTCTACGACTCTTGTTATCCAGCTTTTTAATGCAAGCCTTGGCGTTCAAAACCTTTTTTCCATCCAAAGAAAGACTTCCGTGTACTTGATAGCGTTTTTATTATTCGGTATAGGTTTATTTCCTGTCAGCCCTTCCTTGAAAGAATCACTATCAAGTTTAATGACCTATTTAAATATTATCTTTGTATTTTTCATTCCGATTTTGTTATTAATCATTTCAAAAATAAGGGTGAAAAGAACATGA
- a CDS encoding spore germination protein, which produces MAKSQNELLTKDLNQNLFNIEEKMFHTEDLKRRQVIFHNKTIILLYLDTIIDKESIEIHIINPLNKQETERIEESISATQFTTLTTYKDISYSLAQGNTILFLEDCNFVYSIATLTDEKRAINESLNEKVTLGAHDSFVENASTNISMLRKRLRTPEFKVEYKQYGTLTNAEIAICYIESKVESDIINSIKNRLDQIKEPELIQSRQLQEVLEDYPFSPFPQTLRTERPDRTANNLLKGSVVIFLEHEPSALVTPVTFYAFLRSPEDVNSRWFVNLFYFTLRMLAFILSVTLPAFYIAVNAFHSAILPVSTFYTLKLSVMNVPFHPLIEAVIMQIVLELLKEASVRLPSAVAQTIGTVGAIVIGSAIVQTNFISNTMVVVIAITAVSSFVIPIGEMSTSIRLMSFPLIFLAAIFGFIGIAFGLMVYLTHLVKLTSSGKAYVDSPKILQSIVKSKPKKREG; this is translated from the coding sequence ATGGCAAAATCACAAAATGAACTTCTTACAAAAGATTTAAACCAAAACTTATTTAATATAGAAGAAAAAATGTTTCATACAGAAGATTTAAAACGAAGACAGGTGATTTTTCACAATAAAACCATCATCCTTCTGTATCTTGATACGATCATTGATAAGGAATCCATTGAAATCCATATTATCAATCCGTTAAACAAGCAGGAAACTGAAAGAATTGAAGAATCAATTAGCGCCACACAATTTACAACCCTGACAACATATAAGGATATAAGTTATTCATTGGCACAGGGTAATACCATTTTATTTCTGGAAGATTGTAATTTTGTCTATTCGATTGCGACCTTAACCGATGAGAAGCGCGCAATCAATGAATCCTTAAACGAAAAAGTAACGCTCGGCGCCCATGATAGTTTTGTTGAAAATGCGAGTACAAACATTTCTATGCTTAGAAAAAGGCTACGGACTCCAGAATTCAAAGTGGAGTATAAACAATATGGGACTTTAACAAATGCAGAAATCGCTATCTGTTATATCGAATCTAAAGTCGAATCAGACATCATCAATTCAATCAAAAATAGATTAGATCAAATAAAAGAACCGGAACTTATACAATCCAGGCAGCTGCAGGAAGTTCTAGAAGATTATCCATTTTCGCCCTTTCCGCAAACGTTAAGAACGGAAAGGCCAGACAGGACGGCAAATAATCTCTTGAAAGGCAGTGTCGTGATTTTTCTTGAGCATGAACCTTCTGCTTTAGTGACTCCTGTTACCTTTTACGCCTTTTTAAGAAGCCCAGAAGATGTTAATTCACGATGGTTTGTTAATCTTTTTTATTTCACGTTACGAATGCTCGCATTTATCTTGTCAGTTACTCTTCCGGCTTTTTATATTGCCGTGAATGCCTTTCATTCTGCAATTTTACCGGTAAGCACCTTTTATACGCTAAAACTCTCGGTGATGAATGTTCCCTTTCATCCTTTAATCGAAGCGGTCATTATGCAGATTGTATTGGAATTATTGAAAGAAGCATCTGTAAGACTACCTTCTGCTGTTGCCCAAACAATCGGTACGGTTGGGGCTATTGTGATTGGTTCAGCCATCGTTCAAACCAATTTTATATCGAATACGATGGTTGTTGTTATCGCTATTACTGCCGTTTCATCATTCGTTATCCCAATTGGTGAGATGAGTACTTCGATCCGGTTAATGAGTTTTCCTTTAATTTTCCTGGCAGCTATATTTGGTTTTATTGGAATTGCCTTCGGATTAATGGTGTATTTGACTCACCTTGTCAAGCTGACCTCTTCAGGAAAAGCGTATGTGGATTCACCTAAAATTCTTCAATCAATCGTGAAATCTAAACCAAAAAAGCGAGAGGGTTAA
- the pssA gene encoding CDP-diacylglycerol--serine O-phosphatidyltransferase — protein sequence MKKHIPNLLTLGNLFSGFLSIGYAAHGDFRNAAILIFIAMMLDAVDGRAARILGVSGTLGKELDSLADVVSFGVAPAFITAHSYFANLGMWGFVLAGLFPLFGAYRLARFNITDSEESMKYFKGIPIPPAGGIVVFLVFFVKMIPLWVFVLIFYGLALLMVSTIRIPSLKDIPLPRYGTIITLFLFYMFYLVAKNQFESVPVFFYVALLTYFLFIGVRFIKVKEIKIIRRRRKPRNKRRRF from the coding sequence ATGAAAAAACATATACCAAATTTATTAACATTAGGTAACTTGTTCTCTGGTTTTCTTTCTATCGGATATGCCGCTCATGGCGATTTCCGAAATGCAGCCATACTCATTTTTATCGCGATGATGCTGGATGCTGTTGATGGAAGAGCAGCAAGAATTCTAGGTGTTTCAGGCACACTTGGCAAGGAATTGGATTCCCTCGCAGACGTCGTTTCATTTGGGGTAGCACCTGCCTTTATTACTGCCCATTCCTATTTTGCTAATTTAGGCATGTGGGGTTTTGTTCTTGCAGGACTGTTTCCGCTTTTCGGCGCATACCGCCTAGCTCGTTTTAATATTACAGACTCTGAAGAATCCATGAAATACTTTAAAGGTATTCCGATCCCTCCCGCTGGCGGTATCGTGGTCTTTTTAGTCTTTTTTGTAAAAATGATTCCGTTATGGGTGTTCGTTTTGATCTTTTACGGATTGGCGCTCTTAATGGTCAGTACTATTAGAATTCCAAGCTTAAAAGACATCCCGCTCCCAAGGTACGGGACGATAATTACGCTGTTTTTATTCTATATGTTTTATTTGGTTGCCAAAAATCAGTTCGAAAGTGTACCGGTTTTCTTTTATGTCGCACTCTTAACCTACTTCTTATTCATTGGCGTGAGGTTCATTAAAGTCAAAGAGATTAAAATCATAAGAAGAAGACGAAAGCCCCGCAACAAGAGACGACGGTTTTAA
- a CDS encoding MurR/RpiR family transcriptional regulator, whose translation MGKFLDQFGNSLSNCTPTEKQVLYYIDQHLDKAKKLSLTEIAKVNNVSTTTIVRMSHKLGLEGFSELKYILKTIENQTLMNDNPVDRYKDEFISAFETINLNDLEKLSEKIKNAKRVMVVGVGLSKMMAEYFSKLLMQTNKQTHYTYESHMIDLLPNMVEPDDLIFFISSSGETKTLVQAAEKLTYKVVDTAAITNSSDSTLGKMVKTNLSMTVDRVKFAGYDITARSTLMLLIDLLFERYLKKSVK comes from the coding sequence ATGGGGAAATTCCTGGATCAGTTCGGCAATAGCTTGTCCAACTGTACACCGACCGAAAAACAAGTGCTATATTACATCGATCAGCATTTAGACAAGGCTAAAAAGCTTTCGCTGACCGAGATCGCAAAGGTAAACAACGTGAGCACCACAACGATTGTGCGTATGTCACATAAGCTCGGATTAGAAGGCTTTTCGGAGCTAAAATACATTTTGAAAACGATCGAGAACCAGACGTTAATGAACGATAATCCCGTTGACCGGTATAAAGATGAGTTCATATCAGCGTTCGAGACGATTAACTTAAATGATCTGGAAAAACTGAGTGAAAAAATCAAAAATGCAAAGCGTGTCATGGTTGTAGGAGTCGGTCTGTCCAAAATGATGGCGGAATACTTTTCGAAGCTGCTCATGCAGACGAATAAACAAACCCATTATACATACGAGTCCCACATGATCGACCTGCTCCCAAACATGGTTGAGCCTGACGACCTCATCTTCTTCATCTCATCCAGCGGGGAAACGAAAACACTCGTACAAGCCGCAGAAAAGCTGACTTATAAGGTTGTCGACACAGCCGCAATCACGAATTCCTCCGACTCCACGTTAGGAAAAATGGTAAAAACGAACTTGAGCATGACCGTCGACCGCGTTAAATTTGCAGGATACGATATCACGGCGAGATCAACACTAATGCTGCTGATCGACCTGCTGTTTGAAAGGTATTTGAAGAAAAGCGTGAAGTAA